A region of Denticeps clupeoides chromosome 19, fDenClu1.1, whole genome shotgun sequence DNA encodes the following proteins:
- the trappc6bl gene encoding trafficking protein particle complex subunit 6B, like yields MADALFEFLHTEIVAHVYKEQAQRGDTEKERSSSLSALEGMGFRVGQGLIEKFTKDSPSFKDDLDIMKFVCKDFWTNVFRKQIDNLRTNHQGTYVLQDNKFALLTQISSGKQYLEEAPKFLAFSCGLLRGALSNLGLESVVTAEVSLMPACKFQVVIQKN; encoded by the exons ATGGCCGACGCGCTTTTCGAATTCCTCCACACGGAGATCGTGGCCCACGTCTACAAGGAGCAGGCGCAGAGGGGAGACACCGAGAAG GAGAGGAGCTCGTCCCTTTCGGCGCTGGAGGGTATGGGCTTCAGGGTGGGACAAGGCCTCATAGAAAA GTTTACAAAAGACTCCCCAAGTTTTAAAGATGACCTGGACATCATGAAGTTCGTCTGTAAAGATTTTTGGACTAACGTCTTCAGAAAGCAAATTGACAATCTGAGGACTAATCATCAG GGCACCTATGTCTTGCAAGACAATAAATTTGCACTCCTGACACAGATATCCAGTGGGAAGCAGTACTTGGAAGAAGCCCCTAAA TTTCTGGCTTTCTCCTGTGGCTTGTTGAGAGGTGCTCTCTCGAACCTGGGCCTGGAAAGTGTGGTGACTGCAGAGGTGTCCTTGATGCCTGCAT